A genomic region of Barnesiella viscericola DSM 18177 contains the following coding sequences:
- a CDS encoding alpha-N-acetylglucosaminidase, with translation MKKLFIIALSFWFLGTAFCFSQDSDVKAAERLTRRLIPDYADGFVFEKASAKAGDYYTLESRDGKIVVRGNNANSMAAGLNYYLKYYCLTTVSWYADIPVEMPQVLPAVDKPVTVEAKVDTRFFLNYCTYGYSMPFWQWRDWERMIDWMALNGVNMPLAITGQESVWYKVWRKMGLTDEEIRSYFTGPVYLPWHRMANIDGWNGPLPMEWLESQTELQQKILARERELNMTPVLPAFAGHVPAALKRIYPEANIQYLGKWAGFSDTYRCHFLNPEEPLFAEIQKSFLQEQEKLFGTDHIYGVDPFNEVDPPSWDPKYLAQVSADMYKTLTAADPEAVWLQMTWMFYHDRDLWTAPRIKALLTGVPQDKMMLLDYHCENVELWKSTDKFHGQPYIWCYLGNFGGNTTLTGNVRESGRRLDEALKSGGDNLAGIGSTLEGLDIDQFPYEYIFEKAWNIAVDEQEWIDRLADRHVGAVSAPARKAWHLLYDDIFVQVPRTLGILPGFRPQLGNNHDKRTSNEYDNTILLQVWKLLLDVPACQRDAYNIDLVMVGRQLLGNYFLMVKQEFDRLYGERNVPALQAKAAEMREILVDLEALNAFHSHASLDTWIDEARNMGTTDALKNYYEKNARNLITTWGGNLNDYASRTWAGLVKSYYAGRWEIYFDAVIAAAEQGAELDSQALNQKLAAFEQAWVESTDPVIIERHGTLLDTSRELLKKYEKKIGH, from the coding sequence ATGAAGAAACTGTTTATTATTGCGTTGTCCTTTTGGTTTTTGGGAACGGCCTTCTGCTTTTCGCAAGATAGCGATGTGAAGGCGGCCGAACGGCTTACCCGTCGCTTGATTCCCGATTATGCCGATGGATTCGTATTTGAGAAGGCTTCGGCCAAGGCCGGGGATTATTATACGCTCGAAAGTCGGGACGGGAAAATCGTTGTCCGCGGAAATAACGCCAATTCGATGGCAGCCGGACTTAACTACTACTTGAAATACTATTGCCTCACGACCGTGTCGTGGTATGCCGATATTCCGGTCGAGATGCCGCAGGTTCTGCCTGCTGTCGACAAGCCAGTCACCGTAGAGGCCAAGGTCGATACCCGTTTCTTCCTGAACTACTGTACCTACGGCTATTCCATGCCTTTCTGGCAATGGCGCGACTGGGAGCGCATGATTGACTGGATGGCCTTGAACGGCGTGAACATGCCCTTGGCCATCACCGGACAGGAATCGGTATGGTACAAGGTGTGGCGCAAGATGGGGCTGACCGATGAGGAGATACGCTCCTATTTTACCGGGCCTGTCTACCTGCCCTGGCACCGCATGGCCAATATCGACGGGTGGAATGGACCTCTGCCCATGGAGTGGTTGGAGTCGCAGACCGAGTTGCAGCAGAAGATTCTGGCCCGGGAGCGCGAGTTGAACATGACTCCCGTGTTGCCGGCCTTTGCCGGTCATGTGCCGGCTGCCTTGAAGCGCATCTATCCCGAGGCCAATATCCAGTATTTGGGCAAGTGGGCCGGATTTTCCGATACCTACCGTTGCCACTTCTTGAATCCTGAGGAGCCGTTGTTTGCCGAGATTCAGAAGAGTTTCCTCCAAGAGCAGGAAAAGTTGTTCGGTACCGACCACATCTATGGCGTGGACCCCTTCAATGAGGTGGATCCGCCCAGTTGGGATCCGAAGTATCTGGCTCAGGTATCGGCCGACATGTACAAGACGCTGACTGCTGCCGACCCCGAGGCCGTGTGGTTGCAAATGACCTGGATGTTCTATCACGACCGCGATTTGTGGACGGCTCCGCGCATCAAGGCATTGCTGACCGGGGTACCGCAGGACAAGATGATGCTGCTCGACTATCACTGTGAGAATGTGGAGTTGTGGAAGAGTACCGACAAGTTTCACGGGCAGCCCTATATCTGGTGCTATCTGGGCAATTTCGGCGGGAATACGACCCTCACCGGCAATGTAAGGGAGAGTGGCCGTCGTCTCGACGAGGCTTTGAAGAGCGGGGGTGACAACCTGGCGGGGATAGGCTCTACGTTGGAAGGGCTGGACATCGACCAGTTCCCCTATGAGTATATCTTTGAGAAGGCTTGGAACATAGCGGTGGACGAGCAGGAGTGGATCGACCGGTTGGCCGACCGTCACGTGGGGGCTGTCTCGGCTCCGGCACGTAAAGCCTGGCACCTCTTGTACGACGATATTTTCGTACAGGTGCCCCGCACGTTGGGCATTTTGCCGGGCTTCCGCCCGCAGCTGGGCAACAATCACGACAAGCGCACCAGTAACGAATATGACAATACCATCTTGTTGCAGGTCTGGAAACTCTTGCTCGATGTGCCGGCCTGCCAGCGAGATGCCTACAATATCGACCTCGTGATGGTGGGGCGGCAGCTCTTGGGAAACTATTTCCTGATGGTAAAGCAGGAGTTTGACCGCTTGTACGGCGAGCGGAATGTCCCGGCCTTGCAGGCCAAGGCTGCCGAGATGCGTGAGATTCTGGTCGATTTGGAGGCCTTGAACGCTTTCCATAGCCACGCTTCGCTCGATACGTGGATTGATGAGGCTCGCAACATGGGCACGACCGATGCCTTGAAAAATTATTACGAGAAGAACGCCCGCAACCTCATTACCACCTGGGGCGGCAACTTGAACGACTATGCAAGCCGCACATGGGCCGGATTGGTGAAATCGTACTATGCCGGTCGCTGGGAAATCTATTTCGATGCGGTAATCGCTGCGGCCGAGCAGGGTGCCGAACTTGACAGCCAGGCGTTGAATCAAAAACTCGCCGCCTTTGAACAGGCGTGGGTGGAGAGTACGGATCCTGTGATAATCGAGCGCCACGGTACGTTACTCGATACCTCGCGGGAGCTGCTGAAAAAATACGAGAAGAAAATAGGGCATTAA
- a CDS encoding adenosine kinase → MRIVGLGNALTDVLARLHSDACFEAMGLLKGGMQLIDEERLLKIMAIFEGLETTLASGGSAANAVSGVTRMGVEGGFIGKIGRDAYGQFFRDDMERNGVKTSLIECDQASGCAMTLITPDGERTFGTFLGAAATLSADELDPQMFAGYDLLHIEGYLVQDEALILRAVQLAKEMGLQVSFDMASYNVVKENYAIIHTLVENYVDILFANEEEAMAYVGEEPRQAVETLARHCRIAVVKCGAHGSFVGCGDAVVEVPATPEVRIDSTGAGDLYASGFLYGLSQHCSLRMCGEIGSLLAGRVIKVIGTKMSDEIWAEIKLKVAEMIAEDRGH, encoded by the coding sequence ATGAGGATAGTAGGATTGGGAAACGCACTTACCGACGTGCTGGCACGGTTGCACTCCGACGCGTGTTTCGAGGCCATGGGTCTCTTGAAGGGAGGTATGCAACTGATTGATGAAGAGAGACTTTTGAAAATCATGGCGATTTTCGAAGGGCTGGAAACGACGCTGGCATCGGGTGGTTCGGCGGCCAATGCCGTTTCGGGGGTGACCCGAATGGGTGTTGAGGGTGGTTTTATCGGCAAGATAGGTCGCGACGCCTACGGACAGTTTTTCCGCGACGACATGGAGCGCAACGGGGTGAAGACCTCGCTGATCGAGTGCGACCAGGCTTCGGGTTGTGCCATGACCCTCATTACCCCCGACGGCGAACGCACCTTCGGTACTTTTCTGGGAGCCGCGGCCACATTGAGTGCCGACGAGCTTGACCCCCAGATGTTTGCCGGGTACGACTTGCTTCACATCGAAGGCTATCTGGTACAGGACGAGGCGCTCATCTTGCGGGCCGTGCAACTGGCCAAGGAGATGGGGCTGCAAGTCTCCTTCGATATGGCCAGCTACAATGTCGTGAAAGAGAACTATGCCATTATCCACACCCTGGTAGAGAACTATGTCGATATTCTGTTTGCCAACGAAGAGGAGGCGATGGCCTATGTGGGCGAGGAGCCGCGCCAGGCGGTCGAGACGTTGGCCCGTCATTGTCGGATTGCTGTAGTCAAGTGCGGTGCTCACGGTTCGTTTGTGGGTTGTGGCGATGCGGTTGTCGAGGTACCGGCTACGCCCGAGGTCCGTATTGATTCGACAGGTGCGGGCGACCTTTATGCTTCGGGATTCCTCTACGGTCTCTCGCAGCATTGTTCGTTGCGCATGTGTGGCGAGATAGGGTCGCTGCTGGCCGGTCGGGTCATCAAGGTGATAGGAACCAAGATGAGCGATGAGATATGGGCTGAAATAAAGTTAAAAGTGGCCGAGATGATTGCCGAAGACCGCGGTCATTGA
- a CDS encoding magnesium transporter CorA family protein, with protein sequence MRKYLFCEAGFVEKPHWIPNCWVNVECPTQDDFDFLEKDLKVPEAFLHDIADTDERPRIDTEGNWLLTILRIPVVEKNSNISYTTVPIGIITNNEITVSVCYRSTDMIPDFIEHTRRKEIVVPNKYEFILRLIYSSAVWYLKYLKQIYNEVSSAEKELQRSIRNEDLLRLMNLQKCLVYFNTSIRGNEMMISKLPKIFHEKDYQNPELLDDVMIELRQAHNMVNIYSDILTGTMDAFASIISNNVNTIMKRMTSLSIVLMVPTLIASFYGMNVDIHIEQIPHAFSLIVFFSILLSALAFIIFRKIKWF encoded by the coding sequence ATGAGAAAATATCTCTTTTGTGAAGCAGGTTTCGTAGAGAAACCTCACTGGATTCCCAACTGCTGGGTAAACGTAGAGTGCCCGACCCAAGACGATTTCGATTTCCTGGAAAAAGATTTGAAAGTGCCGGAAGCATTCCTGCACGACATTGCCGATACCGACGAACGGCCGCGTATCGACACCGAAGGCAACTGGCTGCTGACCATCTTGCGTATTCCCGTCGTCGAGAAGAACAGCAATATCTCCTACACCACCGTGCCTATCGGTATCATCACCAACAACGAAATCACCGTGTCGGTGTGCTACCGCTCGACCGACATGATTCCCGACTTCATCGAACACACCCGCCGCAAGGAGATTGTGGTTCCCAACAAATACGAGTTTATCCTACGGCTCATCTACTCCTCGGCCGTGTGGTACCTCAAATACCTGAAACAGATTTACAACGAGGTGAGTTCGGCCGAAAAGGAGCTGCAACGGAGCATTCGCAACGAAGACCTGCTGCGACTGATGAACCTGCAAAAATGCCTCGTCTACTTCAACACCTCGATTCGGGGCAACGAGATGATGATCAGCAAACTGCCCAAGATATTCCACGAGAAGGATTACCAGAATCCCGAACTGCTCGACGACGTGATGATCGAATTGCGGCAGGCCCACAACATGGTGAACATTTACAGCGACATTCTCACCGGAACGATGGACGCCTTTGCCTCCATCATCTCCAACAACGTAAACACCATCATGAAACGCATGACCAGCCTCTCGATCGTACTGATGGTGCCCACGCTCATCGCCAGCTTCTACGGCATGAACGTCGACATTCACATCGAGCAGATTCCGCATGCCTTCTCGCTGATAGTCTTCTTCTCGATTCTGTTGTCGGCCCTGGCCTTTATCATATTCCGAAAAATCAAGTGGTTCTAA
- a CDS encoding DMT family transporter yields the protein MKEKLKGHSAMFTANFLWGIMSPISKSIFFTGVISAFSLTNMRMIGAAVFFWIASLFMPREKVTRRDLLLLFAASLFGITLNQGFFVVGLSYTTPIDASVVASLTPIITMILAAFIQKEPMTGKKIIGVFMGLSGALMLILDGAEGMTGGLSGGRVMGDLFCLIAEISFAIYYVAFKDLINRYKPVTLMKWMFLFATVCCLPFGSSGIMSIPFATLDATVYLDLFFVIFGATFLSYMLVSVGQKRLRPTVVSMYNYIQPIVASLLAVWWGMDSFDLVKGFAILLVFLGVYVVTTSKSRAQLEAEMALKAVREGSAAAGNEAAKDTNR from the coding sequence ATGAAAGAGAAGTTAAAGGGCCACTCGGCCATGTTTACGGCAAATTTCCTGTGGGGAATCATGTCGCCTATTTCTAAATCAATCTTTTTTACCGGTGTCATATCGGCTTTTTCGTTAACCAACATGCGTATGATAGGGGCTGCCGTCTTCTTTTGGATTGCCTCGCTGTTTATGCCTCGTGAGAAGGTAACCCGGCGCGATTTGCTTTTACTGTTTGCGGCTTCCCTGTTCGGCATCACGCTCAACCAGGGATTTTTTGTGGTGGGGCTCTCCTACACGACTCCTATCGATGCCTCGGTAGTCGCCTCGCTCACGCCTATCATTACCATGATATTGGCCGCCTTTATCCAGAAGGAGCCGATGACGGGCAAGAAGATAATCGGTGTCTTCATGGGTCTTTCGGGGGCGTTGATGCTGATTCTGGACGGGGCCGAAGGTATGACGGGAGGCTTGTCGGGCGGACGGGTCATGGGCGACCTGTTCTGTCTGATTGCCGAGATAAGTTTCGCCATCTACTATGTGGCATTCAAGGACCTGATCAACCGCTACAAACCGGTAACGCTCATGAAGTGGATGTTTCTGTTTGCAACGGTTTGCTGCCTGCCTTTCGGTAGTTCAGGCATCATGAGCATTCCGTTTGCTACGCTCGATGCCACGGTTTATCTCGACCTCTTCTTCGTGATATTCGGTGCCACCTTCCTGTCGTATATGCTGGTCTCGGTCGGTCAGAAACGGTTGCGCCCCACGGTAGTGAGCATGTACAACTACATTCAGCCTATCGTCGCTTCGTTGCTGGCCGTATGGTGGGGCATGGATAGCTTCGATTTAGTGAAAGGCTTTGCCATTCTGCTGGTATTCCTGGGTGTCTATGTGGTGACGACCAGTAAGTCGAGGGCTCAACTCGAAGCCGAGATGGCTCTCAAAGCGGTCCGCGAAGGGAGTGCCGCAGCGGGTAATGAGGCTGCCAAAGATACGAATCGGTAA
- a CDS encoding HAD family hydrolase, which translates to MKTQTLYISDLDGTLLNSDSVVSPHSIEKINALLHRGMHFTVATARTPATVIPLLQQLDLNMPAVLMNGAVLYDIRRRRYIRTNGFTDDSALRYIERLEKRHLVPFVYRIDDNKLHVFHKTLSNEMQRTFKSQRENTPYKDFILTTDYREELLDRPPLFILVIDLFDRLETAAAEIARTGKCSLFCYRDIVDPRYGNLEIYPQGVSKAATAQQIIDSLNPWEVVAFGDNLNDLPLFGIADRRYAPANAMDEVKQQATAIIPDNNHDGVARFLDQDYR; encoded by the coding sequence ATGAAAACCCAAACGCTCTACATCTCCGACCTGGACGGGACCCTGCTCAACAGCGACTCCGTCGTTTCGCCCCATTCCATCGAAAAAATCAACGCTCTCCTCCACCGGGGCATGCACTTCACGGTAGCCACGGCACGCACCCCGGCCACCGTCATTCCACTCTTGCAACAACTCGACCTCAACATGCCGGCCGTGCTCATGAACGGGGCTGTGCTCTACGACATACGCCGCAGGCGCTATATCCGCACCAACGGGTTTACCGACGACTCGGCCCTGCGGTATATCGAACGGCTCGAAAAACGCCATCTGGTACCCTTTGTCTACCGCATCGACGACAACAAGCTGCACGTCTTCCACAAGACGCTGTCCAACGAGATGCAGCGCACCTTCAAGAGCCAACGCGAAAATACCCCCTATAAAGATTTTATCCTCACGACTGATTACCGGGAAGAGCTGCTCGACCGCCCTCCCCTCTTTATCCTGGTCATCGACCTGTTCGACCGGCTCGAAACGGCTGCGGCCGAGATTGCCCGAACCGGCAAATGCAGCCTGTTCTGCTACCGCGACATTGTCGACCCCCGCTACGGCAACCTCGAAATCTACCCACAGGGGGTCTCCAAGGCAGCCACCGCACAACAGATTATCGACTCGCTCAACCCTTGGGAGGTAGTGGCTTTCGGCGACAACCTCAACGACCTGCCCCTCTTCGGCATCGCCGACCGGCGATATGCTCCGGCCAATGCCATGGACGAGGTGAAGCAACAGGCTACGGCCATTATTCCCGACAACAACCACGACGGGGTAGCCCGGTTCCTCGACCAGGATTATCGCTAA
- a CDS encoding alpha/beta hydrolase, whose translation MKICRFASLLLISCALGAPIQAQNNQPLDIALWENGPAEKNDDTGQSYDESRHIYQPSIRVFLPKEQRTGRAIILCPGGGYAMLAYDHEGYAYADYFKHQGIALIVLKYRMPHGNHRVPLSDVCEAMRVVKAHAGEWGISPDDIGIMGFSAGGHLASTFATHYPTELKPAFQILFYPVISMDSAITHQGSRENLIGKEPDHQLIDYYSNEKQVNNETPRAFIALSDNDYGVPVENSIRYYMALHQHRVPASLHIYPTGGHGWGYNESFRFKQAVHAELADWLRSF comes from the coding sequence ATGAAAATCTGTCGATTTGCCTCCCTGCTACTCATTTCGTGTGCGCTCGGGGCTCCAATCCAAGCTCAGAACAACCAACCCCTCGACATCGCCTTGTGGGAAAACGGTCCGGCCGAAAAGAACGACGACACCGGACAGTCCTACGACGAGAGCCGTCACATCTATCAACCCTCGATACGGGTCTTCCTGCCCAAGGAGCAACGTACCGGACGCGCCATCATCTTGTGTCCCGGTGGCGGATATGCCATGCTGGCCTACGACCACGAAGGATATGCCTATGCCGACTATTTCAAGCATCAGGGCATCGCTCTCATCGTCTTGAAATACCGCATGCCGCACGGTAACCACCGGGTACCCCTGTCGGACGTATGCGAAGCCATGCGCGTGGTCAAGGCTCATGCCGGTGAATGGGGCATCAGTCCCGACGACATCGGCATCATGGGCTTCTCGGCGGGCGGTCATCTGGCCTCGACCTTTGCCACCCACTACCCCACCGAACTGAAACCGGCCTTCCAGATACTCTTCTACCCCGTTATCTCGATGGATTCGGCCATCACCCACCAAGGCTCTCGCGAGAACCTCATCGGCAAAGAGCCCGACCACCAACTGATCGACTATTACTCCAACGAAAAGCAGGTGAACAACGAGACACCCCGCGCCTTCATTGCCCTGTCGGACAACGACTATGGGGTACCCGTCGAAAACAGTATCCGCTACTACATGGCGCTGCACCAACACCGGGTACCGGCCTCGCTGCACATCTACCCCACCGGCGGACACGGCTGGGGCTACAACGAATCGTTCCGCTTCAAACAGGCCGTTCACGCCGAACTGGCCGACTGGCTGCGGTCGTTCTGA